The Bremerella alba genome includes a window with the following:
- the fliM gene encoding flagellar motor switch protein FliM, with product MSDNVLSQAEVESLLNAMETTAEPDKGPTAAVADAGAPSRSMRGREKVTPYDFKRPERVGKDQMRALQSMHEGFSRNFGAALSALLRSIVEVKLTSVDQLTYSEFVFSLENPSCFNLLVAEPLEGNLILDINPSILYPIIDRLLGGGKESTPASRRPLTEIELTLVSRISDLFLIELKDAWENVLPLDLRVVRVESNPQLVQIVPPNEVVVLVSFELAIGDVRGMINLCIPFNSIERISNKLTANTWFAYGSSEATPESKATLGVHLDKAQVALDVILAETKITMEELLDLRVGDVITTEKDSRTPLQVNVNGTPTFQAFAGAFKGRKAIQIERSYERKRPGP from the coding sequence ATGTCAGACAACGTACTGAGTCAGGCAGAAGTCGAGAGCCTTCTCAACGCGATGGAAACCACCGCGGAACCGGACAAAGGTCCAACCGCTGCGGTAGCCGATGCCGGGGCCCCCTCGCGCAGCATGCGCGGGCGAGAAAAAGTCACTCCATACGACTTCAAACGGCCAGAACGTGTCGGCAAGGACCAGATGCGGGCCCTACAGTCGATGCACGAAGGCTTTAGCCGCAATTTCGGTGCTGCTCTCTCAGCGCTCTTGCGTTCGATTGTGGAAGTCAAGCTCACCAGCGTCGATCAGCTGACGTATAGCGAGTTCGTTTTCAGTTTGGAAAATCCCAGTTGCTTTAACCTATTGGTTGCCGAGCCGCTGGAAGGGAACCTGATTCTCGACATCAATCCCTCCATTCTATATCCCATCATCGACCGTTTGCTGGGTGGCGGCAAAGAAAGTACGCCTGCCTCGCGACGCCCTCTCACCGAGATTGAACTCACGCTCGTTTCGCGGATCTCCGATCTCTTTTTGATCGAGCTGAAAGATGCCTGGGAGAACGTGCTGCCACTCGACCTTCGCGTCGTCCGCGTCGAAAGCAATCCTCAGTTGGTGCAGATCGTTCCACCAAACGAAGTCGTTGTGCTTGTTAGTTTCGAGCTGGCCATCGGCGATGTGCGCGGCATGATCAACCTGTGCATCCCGTTCAACTCGATCGAGCGCATCAGCAATAAACTGACGGCAAACACTTGGTTCGCCTATGGGAGTAGCGAAGCGACCCCAGAATCGAAGGCCACGTTGGGGGTTCACCTCGATAAAGCCCAGGTAGCGCTCGACGTGATTCTGGCTGAGACCAAGATCACGATGGAAGAACTGCTAGACCTACGCGTTGGCGACGTGATTACGACCGAGAAAGACTCGCGTACGCCATTGCAGGTCAATGTAAATGGCACGCCCACGTTTCAGGCATTCGCAGGTGCGTTTAAAGGACGGAAGGCAATTCAAATCGAACGCAGCTACGAGCGTAAACGCCCTGGGCCTTAG
- a CDS encoding GAP1-N2 domain-containing protein translates to MAPLSPKDLQVAPAQQKQPSGTVSVEQAIFTSARTSSKDGYQLVAWSPGIGSDDARQLAVWGPAHDSMIVEDPTDVSLNFHPLGDHKYCISRTVLGAAEYSGRGGRQVYTHCFVLDAASFTKFQNDPFRVLSAALAIHDLRPGAKLPSDLPSLKMLPSGPPVDAGLIRFFDSPVQQQSLVAWTHHALMSKKLMFTGGYNDRFLTVFFNLLPVSIRPEFSFSTRLRYSPRRNFRLIGLANDMEEQKRAARQEGCSVFQFDSPARTPEASRHPWATWVQVALCHREPDEAARLIGEVPLTTRLEDLSAIGNRLRVAMSGKRIKEAAAAPAASSPLVVPEDNTDRGELLVLVERALEGDVTALERLNATWCAQPDRQLEALRQDCARHFLGLSRDKRFEPGSKGAVAVEILSLILRVSP, encoded by the coding sequence ATGGCTCCGCTCTCTCCTAAAGATCTCCAAGTTGCCCCTGCTCAGCAAAAACAACCATCCGGAACCGTCTCCGTCGAACAGGCCATCTTTACGTCGGCTCGTACGTCGTCCAAAGATGGCTATCAGCTGGTCGCTTGGAGCCCCGGTATCGGCAGTGACGATGCCCGTCAACTGGCCGTTTGGGGCCCCGCTCACGATTCGATGATCGTGGAAGATCCTACCGACGTGAGCCTGAATTTTCATCCGTTGGGGGATCACAAGTATTGCATCTCTCGGACGGTGCTTGGCGCGGCTGAATACAGCGGACGGGGTGGTCGTCAGGTTTACACGCACTGCTTTGTGCTGGATGCTGCTTCGTTCACGAAGTTTCAGAACGATCCGTTTCGTGTGTTATCGGCGGCACTTGCGATTCATGATCTACGACCAGGGGCGAAGCTTCCCAGCGATCTTCCTTCGCTGAAGATGCTACCGTCAGGCCCCCCTGTCGATGCAGGACTGATTCGTTTCTTCGATTCTCCCGTCCAGCAGCAATCGTTGGTGGCTTGGACGCATCATGCATTAATGTCGAAGAAGTTGATGTTCACCGGTGGCTATAACGACCGGTTTCTAACGGTCTTTTTCAATCTTCTTCCCGTATCGATTCGGCCTGAGTTTTCGTTCTCGACGCGGCTTAGATATTCGCCTCGCCGCAATTTTCGGTTGATCGGCTTGGCCAATGACATGGAAGAACAAAAGAGAGCCGCCCGGCAGGAAGGCTGTAGTGTGTTTCAGTTTGATTCGCCGGCGCGTACGCCCGAGGCCTCGCGTCATCCTTGGGCCACGTGGGTTCAAGTGGCGCTGTGCCATCGCGAGCCCGACGAAGCAGCTCGGCTCATCGGCGAAGTCCCGCTGACGACGCGATTAGAAGACCTTTCTGCGATCGGAAACCGACTACGAGTGGCGATGTCCGGCAAACGGATCAAAGAGGCGGCTGCTGCCCCGGCCGCCTCTTCGCCACTGGTAGTTCCGGAAGACAATACCGATCGGGGCGAATTATTGGTGCTTGTCGAGCGTGCGTTAGAAGGTGACGTGACCGCACTGGAACGGCTCAATGCCACATGGTGTGCTCAGCCAGATCGACAACTGGAAGCATTGCGTCAAGATTGCGCTCGCCACTTCTTAGGTCTTTCGCGTGATAAGCGTTTTGAGCCAGGATCGAAAGGGGCCGTCGCGGTCGAAATTCTTAGCCTGATCCTGCGAGTGAGTCCCTAA
- the ygfZ gene encoding CAF17-like 4Fe-4S cluster assembly/insertion protein YgfZ gives MNDTISWVPSPLKCQIQISGPSHVRFLQGLCSNDVVQLEVGASCEAYIPSVQGKILAHGFLKKYDDRIVFLGLGQQREGLLPHWLKYAMIEDVEVADQSETKNAIFVWGENVSAWLREKLSVSDLPELLQHRPLDWGGASVDLFRTPLLQQESYEISGPDVQRLIEGTEPQPLEFEKRRIENRFPIHGVDIGAEHLAQEVNRDDQAISFKKGCYLGQETVARIDAMGHVNKKVVAVRWLSDQIPEELPAAIIVDGKEVGRLTSLADIDGQQLGLAIIRRGLNNPGARIESEIGSLEVVGYSS, from the coding sequence ATGAACGACACCATCTCTTGGGTTCCATCTCCGCTGAAATGTCAGATTCAAATCAGTGGCCCCAGCCATGTGCGATTCTTACAAGGCCTTTGCTCCAATGACGTCGTGCAACTGGAAGTTGGCGCCAGTTGCGAAGCGTATATTCCTTCCGTGCAGGGAAAAATCCTCGCGCATGGCTTTCTGAAAAAATACGACGATCGGATTGTTTTTCTAGGGCTGGGTCAACAGCGTGAGGGGTTGCTTCCTCATTGGCTGAAATACGCCATGATCGAAGATGTAGAAGTGGCAGACCAAAGCGAGACGAAGAATGCCATCTTCGTTTGGGGTGAAAATGTCTCAGCATGGCTACGAGAAAAACTGAGTGTAAGCGATCTGCCTGAATTGCTTCAGCATCGACCACTGGACTGGGGGGGAGCGTCAGTCGATCTTTTCCGAACGCCTCTTTTGCAGCAAGAGTCTTACGAGATTTCTGGTCCCGACGTCCAACGCCTCATCGAGGGAACCGAGCCGCAGCCATTGGAATTTGAAAAGCGTCGAATCGAGAACCGCTTTCCGATTCATGGGGTCGATATCGGGGCCGAACACCTTGCTCAGGAGGTCAATCGTGACGATCAGGCAATAAGCTTCAAGAAGGGGTGTTATCTCGGACAAGAGACCGTCGCGCGAATCGACGCAATGGGGCACGTCAATAAGAAAGTCGTTGCAGTTCGGTGGCTAAGCGATCAGATCCCGGAAGAGTTGCCAGCGGCGATTATCGTAGACGGAAAGGAAGTCGGGCGACTCACTTCACTTGCCGATATCGACGGTCAGCAACTAGGCCTGGCTATAATCCGGCGTGGATTGAACAACCCTGGGGCGCGAATTGAATCGGAAATAGGTTCTCTGGAAGTCGTCGGTTATTCGTCTTGA
- a CDS encoding glutamate-5-semialdehyde dehydrogenase, which yields MAIADDLDLATYCKETAEKAQAASRVLGTVSGQAKNDWLRASAAALRNSFESIAQANEKDIANAPQYGLSDAQIDRLRLTKDRVAGIASALEEIAMFPDPIGATIESSVRPNGLAIQKIRVPLGVVFFIYESRPNVTADAAAICVKSGNAVILRGGKEAMHSSQAIVSILQAQAVEFGIPADALQLVSTTDRAAVGHFLKLDQLIDVAIPRGGEGLIRRVSEEATMPVIKHFAGNCHVYVDQAADLNMALQITVNSKCHRYGVCNAAESLVVHKHVADKFLPLVAAAFSTEGVEMRGDEATCSIVPTATQASEEDFGAEYLGPVISVKVVENIDDAIAHINKYSSKHTESIVTENLAASRKFSAQIDSSAVMVNASTRFNDGGEFGLGAEIGISTDKFHARGPCGIEALTSYKYIVMGEGHVRQ from the coding sequence ATGGCGATTGCTGACGATCTCGACTTAGCCACCTATTGCAAAGAAACGGCTGAAAAAGCGCAAGCCGCGTCACGTGTGCTCGGCACAGTCTCAGGTCAAGCTAAGAATGACTGGCTGCGTGCTTCCGCTGCTGCGCTACGAAACAGCTTTGAAAGCATCGCCCAGGCCAACGAAAAAGACATTGCCAACGCACCCCAGTACGGCCTGTCAGACGCCCAGATCGATCGGCTCCGATTGACCAAGGATCGGGTTGCAGGAATTGCCTCGGCCTTGGAAGAGATCGCCATGTTCCCCGATCCCATCGGGGCCACGATCGAATCATCGGTTCGTCCGAACGGTTTAGCAATTCAAAAGATTCGTGTTCCTCTGGGGGTCGTTTTCTTTATCTACGAATCGCGCCCAAACGTCACCGCTGATGCAGCCGCCATTTGCGTGAAGAGCGGCAATGCGGTGATCCTACGAGGCGGCAAAGAAGCGATGCATTCCTCGCAGGCCATTGTCAGCATTCTGCAGGCTCAAGCGGTCGAGTTCGGTATTCCCGCGGATGCCCTGCAGTTGGTTTCTACGACCGACCGGGCTGCGGTGGGCCATTTCCTGAAACTCGATCAACTTATCGATGTCGCGATTCCGCGCGGAGGCGAAGGCCTCATTCGCCGCGTCAGCGAAGAAGCCACCATGCCGGTTATCAAGCACTTTGCCGGTAACTGTCATGTCTACGTCGACCAAGCCGCCGACTTGAACATGGCCCTGCAGATTACGGTCAACAGTAAGTGTCATCGTTATGGTGTTTGTAACGCGGCGGAATCATTGGTCGTGCACAAGCATGTCGCGGACAAGTTTCTGCCACTGGTCGCCGCAGCGTTCTCGACCGAAGGAGTCGAGATGCGCGGAGATGAAGCCACGTGCTCCATCGTACCGACCGCCACGCAGGCATCTGAAGAGGATTTTGGTGCCGAATACCTGGGCCCTGTCATTTCAGTGAAAGTCGTTGAAAACATCGATGACGCGATTGCCCACATCAATAAGTACAGCTCGAAGCACACCGAATCAATCGTGACTGAGAACTTGGCCGCCAGTCGAAAGTTCTCAGCACAGATCGACAGTTCAGCCGTGATGGTCAACGCGAGTACCCGTTTTAACGACGGCGGCGAATTCGGTCTCGGGGCGGAAATCGGAATCAGTACCGATAAATTCCATGCCCGCGGCCCGTGCGGAATCGAAGCCCTTACCAGCTACAAATACATCGTCATGGGAGAAGGTCACGTTCGCCAATAG
- a CDS encoding formylglycine-generating enzyme family protein, translated as MNRYVVGGAGVASVVVLMSLTWLFGSFSWALATTVLMAAIGGGYYAYRQFQIKFADHLNADQSNPETSTSRTSASPTNTSNANDSQSLARKMLDQGRYTLLLRPQIAESIPPKLLQRAQTMLDDEMTLVPGGETIVGKGANDSPDLPDHLDGRIVQVEGFYLDRYQVTNEQYHRFVENGGYEQISLWDPEIVPALLDFVDLTGEPGPRFWKNSKYLSGQAKHPVVGVCWYEAAAYARWVGKRLPTDPEWVKSGSWPVPLPGARPIQRKFPWGEAFDQNKCNLWGSGHGATLPVDKYDDGMSVGGANQLIGNVWEWTSSRFGAWQSNSSPLVLDASMRSIRGGAFDTYFETQATCDFQSGDKAIARKRNVGFRCAIGICDLIPDQSMQAEDFPAQVETHELAEVAQ; from the coding sequence ATGAATCGCTATGTAGTAGGAGGAGCCGGCGTAGCAAGCGTAGTCGTATTGATGTCGCTAACGTGGCTCTTCGGCAGCTTCTCGTGGGCTCTAGCCACGACGGTTCTCATGGCTGCTATAGGCGGAGGTTACTATGCCTACCGACAATTCCAAATTAAGTTCGCTGACCATCTAAACGCTGACCAGTCGAATCCAGAAACATCAACGTCGCGAACATCTGCCTCGCCGACCAACACCAGCAATGCCAACGACTCGCAGTCTCTCGCTCGGAAAATGTTGGACCAAGGGCGATACACTTTGCTATTGCGCCCACAAATTGCCGAGAGCATTCCGCCTAAGTTGTTGCAGCGTGCCCAGACCATGCTCGATGACGAAATGACGCTCGTTCCCGGTGGAGAAACCATTGTTGGTAAGGGAGCTAACGACTCCCCTGATTTGCCTGATCATCTCGATGGCCGGATTGTTCAAGTCGAAGGATTCTATCTCGATCGGTACCAGGTCACCAACGAACAATACCATCGCTTCGTCGAGAACGGAGGATACGAACAAATCTCGCTGTGGGACCCGGAGATTGTTCCTGCACTGCTCGACTTTGTCGATCTCACTGGCGAACCTGGCCCACGTTTTTGGAAGAACAGTAAGTACCTCTCGGGACAGGCTAAGCATCCGGTTGTAGGGGTCTGCTGGTACGAGGCCGCTGCCTATGCTCGGTGGGTCGGGAAACGTTTGCCGACCGATCCAGAATGGGTTAAGTCAGGAAGCTGGCCGGTTCCTCTGCCAGGTGCCCGACCAATACAACGCAAATTTCCCTGGGGCGAGGCATTCGATCAAAACAAATGCAACCTGTGGGGTAGCGGTCACGGGGCAACCTTGCCGGTCGATAAGTACGATGACGGAATGAGTGTCGGTGGCGCCAATCAACTCATTGGCAACGTATGGGAATGGACTTCCAGCCGCTTTGGTGCCTGGCAATCCAATTCCTCACCATTGGTGCTTGATGCGTCAATGCGAAGTATCCGTGGCGGGGCGTTCGACACCTATTTCGAGACCCAGGCCACATGCGATTTCCAAAGTGGCGACAAGGCCATCGCTCGGAAGCGAAATGTGGGTTTTCGTTGTGCAATCGGAATCTGTGACCTGATCCCTGACCAGTCGATGCAAGCCGAGGATTTTCCGGCCCAGGTCGAAACTCATGAACTTGCTGAGGTGGCCCAATGA
- a CDS encoding aminopeptidase yields MDPRFEKLAKVIVQYSGRVEPGQLVRITGATVTEPLMIAVYREVVRAGAHPEIAIVPDECKRIMLEEGSDEQLSYENPLLLHAVDTIDCSIGLWGQKNTKALSTISPEKSTLQSQARKTYFKKFLGRAADGSMNWVGTQFPCESSAQDAEMSLSEYEDFVFRGGFLNEDDPVAMWKKLSIAQQKLADYLMTKKEIRFVTPLGTDLTLGVEGRKWINCDGHENFPDGEVFTGPIETATQGIVKYSFPAVHGGRESDGIELTFRDGRVVDAKASKGEEFLIAMLDQDAGARVLGEIAIGTNYAIQDYSKNTLFDEKIGGTFHAAVGAAYPESGGTNESGLHWDMVCDLRQGGQIFVDGELISENGRFLNPEFPQPLT; encoded by the coding sequence ATGGACCCCCGTTTTGAAAAGCTCGCCAAAGTAATCGTGCAATACTCCGGCCGAGTCGAGCCAGGCCAACTCGTACGCATTACCGGGGCCACCGTGACGGAACCCCTGATGATCGCCGTGTATCGAGAGGTCGTCCGAGCGGGGGCTCATCCCGAGATCGCGATCGTTCCCGACGAGTGCAAACGGATCATGCTGGAAGAGGGCTCCGACGAACAGCTTTCGTACGAAAACCCCTTGCTCTTGCACGCTGTGGATACCATTGATTGCTCGATTGGTTTGTGGGGTCAGAAGAATACAAAAGCGCTTTCGACCATTTCGCCGGAGAAAAGCACTCTGCAGAGCCAAGCCCGAAAGACTTACTTCAAGAAATTTCTCGGACGCGCGGCGGACGGATCAATGAATTGGGTGGGAACCCAGTTCCCCTGCGAGTCGTCGGCGCAAGATGCCGAGATGTCGCTGTCAGAGTACGAGGACTTCGTCTTCCGAGGTGGTTTTCTCAACGAAGACGATCCCGTCGCGATGTGGAAAAAACTAAGCATTGCGCAACAAAAGTTGGCCGACTACCTGATGACCAAGAAGGAAATCCGCTTTGTAACCCCCCTGGGAACGGACCTGACGCTGGGCGTCGAAGGACGTAAGTGGATCAATTGCGACGGTCACGAAAACTTCCCGGACGGGGAAGTCTTCACAGGCCCCATCGAAACGGCAACGCAAGGGATCGTTAAGTACAGTTTCCCGGCCGTGCATGGCGGACGCGAATCGGATGGCATCGAGCTGACGTTCCGCGATGGCCGTGTCGTCGATGCGAAAGCGTCGAAAGGAGAAGAATTCCTGATCGCCATGCTGGATCAGGATGCCGGGGCACGCGTGCTGGGCGAAATTGCCATCGGCACTAACTACGCTATTCAAGATTATTCCAAGAACACGCTGTTCGACGAAAAGATCGGCGGTACCTTCCATGCGGCGGTAGGAGCAGCCTATCCCGAATCGGGCGGAACGAACGAGTCTGGCCTGCACTGGGATATGGTTTGCGATTTACGCCAAGGAGGTCAGATCTTCGTCGACGGGGAACTGATCAGTGAGAATGGAAGATTCTTAAATCCTGAATTTCCCCAACCACTCACCTAA
- a CDS encoding SDR family oxidoreductase: protein MSIGLPLLITGVPGVPGYNAMYHFRHKFPGDVVGIRPADNWRLEGEQIVPCDMEDIDALKRLFDEYQFKSVLHCAGSCALKSCELDPAMAWRINLEGTRNLLHILEGTDTRLIHLSVDLVFSGESGEGHMLETDSTDPVTVYGKTMAAAESLVSLIRPNATIMRISLPMGVSFNGHAGAIDWIQSRFKKNRPATLYFDEVRTPTYTDCMNLAFEEILSREMPGIFHAGGPVRLSLYEIAQIVNRVGGYDPELLMGCMRIEAGPIPPRAGNVSMNSEKLTDQLGFGPFHGWPFDERYIPTHREWHYERPANESGNPEALKNMLYCNPLRSEGIIRPPFP from the coding sequence ATGTCCATTGGACTTCCTTTGTTAATTACCGGTGTGCCAGGGGTTCCTGGTTACAACGCGATGTATCACTTCCGCCACAAATTTCCTGGTGATGTTGTCGGAATTCGTCCTGCCGATAATTGGCGACTTGAAGGTGAACAGATTGTTCCATGCGATATGGAAGACATCGATGCTCTTAAGCGTCTGTTCGACGAATATCAGTTCAAGTCGGTTTTACATTGTGCCGGAAGTTGTGCGCTCAAGTCGTGCGAATTGGATCCGGCCATGGCATGGCGAATCAATTTGGAAGGCACGCGGAATCTATTGCATATTTTGGAAGGTACCGATACACGCCTGATCCACCTTTCGGTCGATCTCGTCTTTAGTGGCGAGTCAGGCGAAGGCCATATGCTGGAAACGGACTCGACCGATCCGGTGACCGTCTATGGAAAGACGATGGCTGCCGCCGAGAGCTTGGTGTCTTTGATTCGACCTAATGCAACGATTATGCGGATTTCGTTACCGATGGGGGTCAGTTTCAACGGCCATGCTGGGGCCATCGACTGGATCCAATCGCGTTTCAAAAAGAACCGCCCAGCAACACTCTATTTCGACGAGGTGCGTACGCCCACCTATACCGACTGCATGAACCTGGCATTCGAAGAGATTCTCTCACGAGAGATGCCAGGGATATTTCATGCCGGCGGACCGGTTCGGCTGAGTTTGTACGAGATCGCCCAAATCGTGAATCGCGTTGGCGGATATGACCCTGAACTGCTCATGGGATGCATGCGAATCGAAGCTGGCCCCATTCCACCTCGGGCCGGGAACGTCTCAATGAACTCCGAGAAGCTTACGGACCAACTAGGATTTGGCCCGTTTCATGGTTGGCCTTTTGACGAGCGTTACATTCCCACGCATCGCGAGTGGCACTACGAGCGACCCGCGAATGAATCGGGAAATCCCGAGGCACTCAAGAATATGCTCTACTGCAATCCGCTCCGCAGCGAGGGTATCATTCGACCCCCATTCCCCTAA
- a CDS encoding HD-GYP domain-containing protein: MSLPPAALSLTGNAVGTFVPAVRHRLKQMSTELRNYFGTSFCLRDGNTGELMLAADDGILGDDSLLASLCPGIHREGSPAIVAEETGCAVLAIPLRDGINTYIGTAPFRLSISGNASPEFGKLSQILGCSPKESKRWHQAQVEWTIPALERMAATVVGKITSDSEIERLTEEIDKVSDSLSSTYEEISLLYGLTQNLRISSSDSQLGDLALNWLLEVIPCRGLSILFQQPGRRGNPNESSSTTYEPHLLSVGECAVDSQMLSHLVKKLNLNEKRSAFVANQRITERPDWPCPEIRQVIAVPLVEGENIFGWLFAVNHNEDKGFGTVEASLLSSVGTILGIHSGNIELYRRQSEFVTSVVRALTSAIDAKDPYTCGHSDRVARLAVRLAQEMGLSSETLNLLYMAGLLHDVGKIGIDDSVLRKPGRLTDEEYEHIKLHPELGCNILSGLKQLEAVLPVVLHHHEQWDGNGYPHKLAGETIPKLARITAVADAYDAMSSDRPYRKGMPEDRVNQIFREGSGTQWDPEVIAAFFAAREDIGNIMSEERSGLGFDVSNWIKSLQDE; the protein is encoded by the coding sequence ATGTCGTTGCCTCCCGCAGCTCTCTCACTCACCGGTAACGCGGTAGGTACGTTTGTGCCTGCGGTACGTCACCGCTTGAAACAGATGAGCACGGAACTTCGAAACTACTTCGGTACCTCATTTTGTCTGCGGGACGGCAATACAGGCGAGTTGATGTTAGCTGCCGATGACGGCATCTTGGGGGACGACTCACTGCTTGCCTCACTTTGCCCTGGTATCCACCGAGAAGGCAGCCCGGCCATCGTCGCGGAAGAAACTGGCTGCGCCGTGCTGGCGATTCCACTCCGCGATGGAATTAACACGTATATCGGAACAGCCCCATTTCGCCTGTCCATCTCGGGCAACGCATCGCCTGAATTTGGGAAGCTTTCCCAGATATTAGGCTGCTCTCCTAAGGAATCCAAACGCTGGCATCAGGCACAAGTCGAGTGGACCATCCCGGCCCTCGAGCGAATGGCGGCCACCGTCGTCGGCAAAATTACGTCTGACTCAGAAATTGAAAGACTGACCGAAGAGATTGACAAGGTCTCAGACAGTTTGTCGTCAACCTACGAAGAAATTAGCCTTCTATACGGCCTCACTCAAAACCTTCGCATCTCGAGCAGTGACTCGCAACTAGGCGACTTGGCGCTAAATTGGTTGCTAGAAGTTATCCCGTGTCGCGGATTGTCGATTTTGTTTCAACAGCCGGGGCGTCGCGGCAATCCAAACGAATCTTCCAGTACCACGTACGAGCCCCATTTGCTCTCGGTTGGCGAATGCGCTGTCGACTCTCAGATGCTTTCGCATTTGGTTAAGAAGCTGAACCTGAATGAAAAAAGGTCCGCGTTTGTCGCCAATCAGCGAATCACTGAGCGGCCTGACTGGCCTTGCCCAGAGATCCGCCAGGTCATCGCAGTACCCCTGGTTGAAGGGGAAAACATCTTTGGCTGGCTGTTCGCCGTTAATCACAACGAAGACAAAGGTTTCGGAACCGTTGAAGCGAGCTTACTAAGCAGCGTCGGAACGATTCTGGGCATTCATAGTGGGAATATCGAACTGTATCGTCGCCAGTCCGAGTTCGTCACTAGCGTGGTTCGTGCTCTGACATCGGCGATCGACGCAAAAGACCCTTACACATGTGGCCATAGCGATCGCGTCGCACGTCTTGCGGTCCGCTTGGCACAAGAGATGGGCCTAAGCAGCGAGACCCTAAATCTACTTTACATGGCCGGACTACTGCATGACGTCGGTAAGATCGGCATCGACGACAGCGTCCTTAGAAAGCCTGGCCGGCTGACGGACGAAGAATACGAGCACATCAAATTGCACCCCGAACTGGGCTGCAATATTTTGTCTGGACTGAAGCAATTGGAAGCCGTGCTCCCGGTTGTATTACACCACCACGAACAATGGGACGGCAACGGATACCCGCATAAGCTGGCTGGCGAAACGATACCGAAGCTTGCAAGAATAACCGCCGTCGCCGATGCCTATGATGCGATGTCGAGCGATCGGCCTTATCGCAAAGGGATGCCTGAGGATCGCGTCAATCAGATCTTCCGTGAAGGCTCTGGAACCCAATGGGACCCGGAAGTTATCGCCGCCTTCTTTGCCGCACGCGAAGACATTGGCAACATCATGAGCGAAGAACGTTCTGGCCTGGGATTTGACGTAAGCAACTGGATTAAGTCGCTTCAAGACGAATAA
- a CDS encoding TRAFAC clade GTPase domain-containing protein has protein sequence MTKRVLVAMDSYRLAECAVPLACYICGVDNNYNTELCRHCAAPLALSHQARTQGVRPQMVAVLGTAAAGKTVYLGMLLDMLTRQNSRVQVLARGAFSITLQQRTMMALSTCRFPEKTPNEPDRWNWVHCQAKVNSKKNAMELIMPDMAGEAILEEIDHPNAYPAIHSFLEKCSAVILLADTDRIERGGAEQNYFLMKLITYLSEQDNRQNRGKSTRPVAIVFSKADRCEPCFDNPELYAREKTPNLWQQVQQRFTNYGFFASGVAGSVGFREEPGEGTSAVPLRIEPRGIVEPFEWLVRKV, from the coding sequence ATGACTAAGCGTGTCCTCGTAGCTATGGATTCGTATCGACTCGCGGAATGCGCTGTTCCGTTGGCATGTTACATCTGCGGTGTCGATAACAACTACAACACAGAGCTTTGCCGCCATTGTGCCGCGCCACTCGCTTTGTCGCATCAAGCACGCACCCAAGGTGTTCGTCCCCAGATGGTGGCCGTTTTGGGGACCGCAGCAGCTGGCAAGACCGTTTACTTGGGCATGTTGCTAGACATGCTGACGCGGCAAAATAGCCGCGTCCAAGTCCTTGCCCGTGGTGCGTTTTCAATCACGTTACAGCAGCGCACGATGATGGCGTTGTCGACTTGCCGATTCCCGGAAAAGACACCCAACGAGCCTGATCGTTGGAATTGGGTTCACTGCCAGGCAAAGGTCAACTCGAAAAAGAACGCCATGGAACTGATCATGCCCGACATGGCCGGGGAAGCGATTCTGGAAGAGATCGACCATCCCAATGCCTATCCGGCGATTCACTCGTTCCTGGAAAAGTGTTCGGCGGTCATCCTCTTGGCCGATACCGATCGGATCGAGCGAGGCGGAGCAGAACAAAACTATTTCCTGATGAAGTTAATCACCTATCTCAGCGAGCAAGACAACCGGCAAAACCGCGGGAAAAGTACCCGACCGGTCGCGATTGTCTTTTCCAAAGCAGATCGCTGCGAACCCTGTTTCGACAATCCGGAACTATATGCACGCGAGAAGACGCCAAATCTGTGGCAACAGGTACAGCAGCGTTTTACTAACTACGGTTTCTTTGCCTCAGGCGTCGCAGGCTCGGTTGGCTTCCGCGAAGAACCTGGAGAAGGAACATCAGCCGTACCGCTGCGGATTGAGCCGCGCGGCATTGTAGAACCGTTTGAATGGCTCGTACGCAAAGTATAG